CTGAAGCATTCCGCGACGGTTCGGAGAAGAGGTCCGCATGGATGACTGGGTGGAAATCAGCCGCGACGAACGGCATATCAGGCGCGAGCGCGCGAAAGCGCGCGAATTGCGCAAAACGCCGTATTACCGGAATCTGTTCCGGAAGGGAATCTGCCATTACTGCGGGAAGAAGTTTCCGCCGGAAGAGCTTACGCTCGATCACATCGTTCCGGTTGCGCGCGGCGGCAGGAGCACGAAGGGGAACCTCGTCGTCTGCTGCCGCAGCTGCAATCAGGAGAAGAAGTTCCTGACTCCCGCCGAGCTGCTGCTCCGCCGGCTCTCCGAAGAGCCGGAGAGCGAATCGTAACGCCGGCAATTCCGTCGCGTACAGGCTGCGCCGACGACTATGCCGAAGCGGTCCGGCTGGCCCGGAACGGCATCGGCGCCGTGCCGGTCAGCCGCGTTTCCGTGCTCCTCAGCGGGCGATTTCGAAGTAGAGAACGGGGCCGCCCGGCAGGGTACCGGTGTCAACCGGCAGCTCGAGCCTGCCGCCGGAAACAAAGAGCGGAATCGGGGCGCGGCGTTCGCCGTTCAGTTCCAGCGGATATGCTTTCATCTGCGATGCGTTTTCGTTCCTGACTATCAGCGTGAAGGTTCCGGTTCGGACGAGAGTCGGATTCTTCCCCGGATGTTTCCGGACCGTCATGGTCCGGTCGGTGAACGTCATGCCGGAGTTCAGTGCGTTGGTAGCGTAGACGACCAGCAGCCGTTTTGCCGTGCGGATCGTGCCGTCGAGTGCGATGACGGAGAGATTGCCGTCTGTCGTGAAACGGGTGATTTCAATGTCGCTGAGCTTCAGCGCTGTTCCCGCAGGAGCGGCCATCCCCTGAAAACGCGGCGTGTCGGCACGGACAAGTTTCCGGTTCGCGTCAAGCAGGAGTTCTCCGGTCTCGCTTTCGAAAAGTGTCCAGCCGCCGCTGCGATTGGCCTCCGGCAGTATGCCTTGTTTTTTCAGGGCGGAGAGTTCGGCGGCGAGATTGAAGCCGGAGGGCGCGGCCTCATGTGTCTGCGAGAATCCGGCGGTATTGTTTTCCACGCGCGAATTTCCCGACAGCGGGATGATCGCAACTCCTTTTCCGGCAGGAAGAAGCGGTTTTCCGGAATCGTTCTGCTCCAGGGTCAGCTTCGTTACGAGGGACAGCCGGGACTGAGCGCTGCCGAGCGCGTCCGGATACGCTCCCGTTCTCCGGAGTTCCTGTTCGGAAAAGCGGATGCGCGCTTCTCCGCATGCCGGAGAGATATCGCCGCGCAGGAAGAGGAAGTACCCCTGAAGCTGCTGTGCGCATTTGACCGGGTCCCAGTAGATCGCCCAGGTGTCGATCATCCGGGCGTTCGAGATAGCGGCCGGCCCCTCGTGGGCCATGAGGCCGTCCACATCGTTCATGGCGGCGAAAGCGGTGAACCCGAGCGCCTCCTCATAGCGGTAACGGTTCCAGAACAGATGGCCGTACTCATTGATCATGAATGGCTTTCCTGCAATCCGGGTCGAGGCGCAGTCGCGGAAGAGCGGTGCGCCGCCTCCGACCATGCTTCCCTGGCTCTGCTGGGTGCCGTCTGCGGACAGGTGGCCGAAATAGGAGTGCATGGTTACGACCTCGAGGTCGCCGCGTACCGCAGAGTAGTGCATGGATTTCGTCATATCGAAATTTGTGAAGAGCCCTTTATAGCCCCATTGCCGGAACTTCTGCGTGAAGTAGCGGATCATGCCGCGTTCCTGCCGGGCAATGAATTCATCGAGGTCCGCACCGCGTCTGCCGCGTGCGGCGTACTGCTCCGGAGTGAACGCCGGCACCTCGCTGAAAGCGCCGAACGCGGTTTTCCATGCCGCGTTCAGCCTTTCGGCGGAACCGTATTTCTCCCGGAGGAAGCGTCGCCACGCCGGGGCTCCCAGCTCATGAAAATCATGATTGCGGATGAAGGCGAACTCCTGCTCGTTGCAGCCTGTAATCAGTGCGAGGACAGGATCGTCGATCAGGCGCGTCCCTGTGTAGGGGTTCCGGTGGGTGAAGAGCTGCCGCATCCCTTCTTCGCACTGTTTCCGGCTTTCTGCGTCGAAATACATGGTGTAACGGTGTTCCATTGTGCCGCCGACGAGCCAGCGGTTTGCTCCGGAGTAGCCGGTCGGTCCGCCGAGCGCGTCGATCATGAGGTAAATCCCGTTTTTTTTAAGTGCGCTGACAAGGTAGTCCAGAAGATCGAGCTCCGCCGGCTTCAGCTTCACTTCCCCCTGTTCCAGATTCCCGAGGCTTATATTCGGCATGTGGATGCGGTACATATTATAGCCCTGACGCCGGATTTCGCGGACGAAGCGGTCGATCTTTTCGTGCGAGTCAAGGTCGTTCTCCCGGATTCTGAGGCTCTCGCGTCTGCCGTTGTGCATGAAGTGGATCGTGCCGCCGAGCCCGCCGGAGGCGGAATAGAAGCGTACGGCTTTTTCGGGTTCGCTCTGCCGCGCGAACCGCCCCGCCGCATTGACGATGATCCGTTCGACCGGACGGATGGTGCCGGAAGAGAGATCGAGGGCGGAACCGGGGAGGATGCACGGTGACTCCGGGCGTTTCAGCGGTTTCCAGGGCCCGCCCGCTTCGATGACATATTCCGTGTCGCGGACAGGGGTGTACTTCCGGTCCGAGATCGTTGCTCCGGCGATGATCCAGAGCGCTTCTCCACCGGCCGAGCGGAACTTCAGCCGCGCAATATCGGAATCAAGCGCGAATCGTGCGGTGAAAAGCCCGACGCTGCTGCCGTTTCCTGCTGTCCATTTCGCGCCGGGCCACGCCTCCGGCAGTTCGCGGACCCGCCACCAGTCGTCGACGTGGCGGCCGCCGATGACGTCGACGGTGCGGGTTTTCCCGGTTGAAGAGGTGATTTCGAGTTCGCCGGTTCTGCCGGTATTCCCCCAGCAGAGCGCGTGGAGCAGATAGAGGTATTTCCCCCGCAGCGGAGTTTTGAAGCGCAGTTCCGCCTCTTTCCGGCCGTTCGGAAAGTGGGTCGAGTACATGGAGAGCACGCTCCGGCCGCCGTTTCGGGCGGGATCGGAGAGGACGAAGGGAACGCCGCCGTACACCTCCCTTCCCCGGTCGAAATTCCGGGCATCGCTGTCGCGTCCCTGGTCGGACCAGCCGCCTTTGCCGTCTCCGGCGGTTTCATCGGAGAAATCCATATTCGCAATCGCGGAGAGATCGAGCATCGTGTCGTCCGCTTCGGCGGAAAAATTCCGGAACTCCAGTTTCCCGCCGGCATTCTGAAAGCCGAGCGTGAGCAGGACCGTTTCCGCGTCGGCCGGAATATTCGTCCGGAACGAAATGCGCTGCCACCCGTAGCTGCCGGGGGCGATTTTTCCACCGGGATAAAGTTCCCCTCCGGGCGACTTTATCCAGAGCAGGAACTTTCCTCCGTGGAAGTGTTTCGCCTGCGGTCCCGGCACGAGGTTTTCCGCCCGGACTTCGATCGAGCAGCTCACACGCCGTCCGCGCAGGCGATCGACCGGCAGGGAGCGGAAGATCCCGACCGTCCCCCTCGAAAGCTTCTCCCTCGGCAGCTTGAGCGTGATCCCCTCCCGGCCGGGCGCGGCTTCGCAGCCTCGAACGCTCCACTCTTTGAGCGCGCCGGTTCCGGTCATGGGGAGGGAGATTGCCTGCGCCGCCGCCGGGAATGCAGAGCAGAGCAGGAGAAGCAGCAGCGGTACTGTCTTATTCATCGGCAGCCTCATATATGTTTACGGAACCCAGTAGAGGAACATGGAGTCGCGCGCCGTCATCTCCGTCGGCCAGGTCGTATCCGCGGTCCGCTGGAGCCACGCCACGTGACCGTCGACGAATGCGCCGTTCGCTCCGGATTGATGACGGTCGGAGACCGCCGTATCGTAATCCCAGCTCAGCCGCTTCCAATAGCCGAACCAGTACGAGAATTTGTCGGAATTGATTTCTTTGTAGCCGTCGACCATGAAAAGCTTCCGTGAGGGGCCTCTGCACTGCCGGAAGCTGATCCACTTGCCGTTCGTTCCGAGGAGCGAGGCGTTATGGATCGTTGCCTCGTTGATCGCGTAGCCGCCGCCTTTGGACGGGTCCCCGGCATAAGCCGGGCAGAGGGCGACACCGTCCGGTCTCCATCCCTGTGACGAGCCTGCGAGTTTTTTCAGATAGCCGCGCAGCTGCAGGAGCCCGAAGTGTGCGAAACTGTTCCCGCCTCCATCGACGATCTTTGTCTGCGAACCGTTGCTTGCGAAGGCGTTGCAGTCGGTATCGTACATGATATGCGCGAGCATGAGCTGCTTCAGGTTCGACTGGCAGCTGCTGCGTTTTGCAGTCGCCCGCGCCCGGTTCAGGGCGGGCAGCAGCATCGCGGCGAGGATTGCGATGATTGCAATTACGATAAGAAGTTCAATCAGTGTGAAATGAAATGTTTTGTTTCTCATGAATTACTCCCATATTCTCCAACAAATGATCGTTGTTTCGGCCGCTTTTCGGCGGCTCCGCGGCTCCGCCCTGCGCCGGCGGGCGTTGTCGGGAACATCATCCCACTTATCTGGCTGCCTGCAAAACTTTCAAAGGCACGGGCAATGCGACATGAACCGGAGGTGCGGAAGCATCCGCCAGCCGTTCGGAAACACGGCGGGCGATCCGGTCGCCGAGTTCTTCGAACGGGACTTCCGATACGATGCCGCAAAATTCCGGAGTATGGATGGTGTGGAATTCCGCGAGCATCCGGCACTGCGAAACGGTATCGACATGGTGCATTTTCAGGAGTTCGAGGATGCCGGAGAGGTACTCCCCATGGGTGTAGAATGCATCGGGGATCACCCCGGCTTCGAGCTTCGCTGCGATCTGGTCGAAGACGGAGGACGAGGGCTCCTCCCGGAACGCATGCAGATCAAGCTTTCTGCCGGCTTCGCGGTATGCATCTTCAAAACCGCGCAGGCGGCTCCGGCTGGCGTCGTTTTCGACGGCGAAGAAGACCCGGCGGCGCCCCTCGGCGAGCAGTCGCAGTCCCATTTCACGGCCGGATCCGTGCAGATCGAAGCGGAAGTTGTCGACGGCGGCCTCTTCCGGCAGCTCGCCGCAGGTTACGATCAGGATTCCCGCTTCTTCGAGCCGCCGGATCAGCGGTAATCGCGTCTCGCTCGCATTGAACCAGACCAATGCATCGAGATACTGGCTGCGGATCTCATTGAACATCTCGTCGTCGCTCATGGAGACAAGCGACAGGTGGCGGACCATCCGGAGACTCCGGGTCAGCGACCGTCCGGTGCAGCTCAGCAGCGACCATGCCGAGTACTCATAGAAGAAAAATTTGCCGTCCCCGTACAGGAGTCCGACCAGAGGTGCTTTTCTGCGGTCGGGAAAGAAGGTCCCGTTGCATTTCGTGAAGGTGCCGATGCCGCGTTTGCCTTCGATATACCCTTCCCGGGTCAGCGCCTGCAGCACGAGCGTGACCGTGCTGCGCGCCACGCCGAACATCCTGCTCAGCTCAACGGAACTCGGCAGCATGACCGCTTCTCCGGGATGCGTGTAAATCAGGTTCATCACATAGTGCCGGATCTTCAGACTTTCCTGTACCGGTCTGCCGCGTACGTTGCTCATCGGTAGGACCTTTCTATTTAACGGACATTCATCGGACATTTATATTATACGCAATTCGCATTGAAAAAGCAAGCCGTTTTCATGAGATTTGCATTTTTTTAAAGAAATAAGAATTGCAAATCGAATCAGGCTCTTGCTTTTTGAGTTAATATGAAGTATAATTTTATTATAAGACAATTGTATTTCATAATATGAAAGAGTGAAGATGATAAAAGTACTCGACAAAACCTTTGCGATTCTGGAGGCGGTGGTGCTGAATTCGCCGCATCCGCTCCGGATTTCGGTGCTGGCCGAACGGTTCGGCATCAACACCGGCACCTGCGCGCGGATCATCCGCGAGCTTTCCGATGCCGGATATCTGATTCAGGTTTCGCGGCAGGACGGCTATGCGGCAGGACCGCGCGCACTCGCCTTCGCCAATGCGGTCAGCTATAAACCGGCGCTGCTGGAGGCGGCCCGTCCGGTTGCCGACGGAGCCGCTCGGCGATTCGAGGCTTCCGTGCTGCTGGCCGAACGGCAGGGAGGGCTGCGTTACATCCTCTATCACCGGAACGAATCGCCGCGTCTGGCGATCCGGCTCTCCGAACTTGCGTTCCGCGATCTTTTCGACACGGCGACCGGGCTTATGCTCGCTGCGTTCGCACCGGAGGAGGAATTGCCGGCGCTGCTGGATTCGTCCGGCGGCGAACGGTTCCGGCTGCTCGACCCGGCGCGCGGAATCCGGGAACAGCTGGCGGAGATCCGCGAGGCGAAGAGCGTCGTGTTCGCCGATCCGGCGCGCGGACAGGGCATCGCGGCGTTTCCGGTTTTCCGCAACGGGGCGTTTCTCGCGACGCTCGGCGGCTCGATTCCGTTCGACGAGTATGCGGAGCGCGGCGCGGCGTTTGCCGAAGGGCTCTCCCGCGCCGCCTCCGAAATCAGCAAAGCGGTTTCAATCATCAACACGGCAGGATAACAGGCATGGACAGCATCGAAGGAAAAGTCGCCCTGGTCACCGGGGCGTCGCAGGGACTCGGCCGGGTCATCGCGCAGGAACTCGCGAAACTCGGCTGCCGGGTCGTCGTCAATTACGCGAACAACACCGCAAATGCCGAACAGGTGAAGCGGGAGATCGAAACGGCGGGCGGCGATGTCCGCATCGTCCGCTGCGACGTCGGCGACGAAGCGGCCGTGAATGAGATGTTCCGGGAGCTCGGTCCGGTCGACATTCTCGTCAACAACGCGCGGCTCGACCCGTGGCTGCGGACCGCCGATATGAGCGAGGGTGAATGGTTCGACCGGGTCATGCGAGTCAACCTGAAGGGGGCGTTTCTCGCCTCTCTCGCGTTTTTCGAGCGGGCGAAGGCGCGCGGCTGGGGACGGATCGTCAATATCGCCAGCGTGCGGAGCTTCCGCCCGGCCGAGATGAGCATGATCGCCTACGGCGTCTCGAAGCTCGGCATGCATGCATTGACCCGCGCTTTTGCCGACAACGGCGCACCATACGGCATCACGGCCAATACCGTCGCGCCCGGCATGGTCGTGACCGAGAATATCGGGAAGCGGCTGACGCCGGAGAAGTACGCCGAGGAGTCGGCCGCGATACCGCTCGGGCGCGGCGCAACCTGCGGGGAGATCGCCGACGCGGTGATTTTTCCGCTCCGCAACGGCTACGTCACGGGGGAGACCATCAATATCAACGGCGGCATGTATTATGCGCCTTAACCGGGAGAAGTGGAAAATGAGTGGTTTGAAACGGCTCGGGGCGGTCGCTCCGGTACATGCCCGGGACGTGCGGAACTCCGTCTGGGGACTCGGGTTTGAAAAGCTCGACCGCAATGTGTTCGACCCGGGGAAGGCGTATGACAAAGTGGCGGCGCTCGGCGTCAAATGGATCCGGATTCAGTCCGGCTGGGCGCGGACCGAACGGAGCGAAGGCGTTTACGACTTCGCCTGGCTCGATTCGATCGTCGACAATCTCGTGTCGCGCGGCCTCGTCCCGTGGATCTGCCTCTGCTACGGCAACGGCATATACGACGAAGCGGCGGCGCAGGTGTTCGGCGCGGTCGGCTGCCCGCCGATCCATACCGAAAAGCAGCGGCGGGCGTGGCATGACTATGTCGTTGCGACCGCGGCCCGGTATCGCGGCCGGGTCCCCCGCTTCGAAATCTGGAACGAACCCGACGGCCGCTGGTGCTGGAAGCACGGCGTGAACGGCGCGGAAACCGGTGAATTCACGAAGGCGACCGCCGCCGCGGTCCGCGAAGGCAATCCGGAGGCGGAGGTGATCGGCGGCGTCATCTGCTGCTGCGATTTCGGCTGGCTGACTGATTTTCTCGAAACCGGCGCGGCTGCTTCGCTCGACGCCTTCAGCTATCACAGCTATACGCCGGACGAACGGGTCGGGCTCGGGAATTTCCGGCGGCTGCGGGCGCTCGTCCGGCGCTGCAATCCGGAGATCGCCTTCATCCAGGGAGAGACCGGCACCCAGTCGCGCGAAGGCGGGGCCGGAGCGCTCCGTGAAGGCGCCTGGACGCCGGAACGGCAGGCGAAGTTCCTCGCCCGCCATCTGCTGGTCCATTTCGCGCAGGGAGTCGAAATCAACTCTTATTTCTCATGCCTCGACATGGTCGAAGCGCTGAACGGCAAGGTCGGCGACCGCGGCAGCTATCTCGATTACGGTTTCTTCGGCGTGCTGGGAGCGGAGTTCGATGCCGAAGGACGGTCGACCGGGGAATATGCGCCGAAGCTTTCGTACCGGACACTGCAGACGCTCGCCGCGATTTTCCGCGAAGAGTGCGCCGTTGAGCCGCTGCCGTTCCGTTTCATCACCGGGCTGCATTCGCCGCGCATCATGCGTCATGACGATTCGGGAGAGGAACTGTTCACATACGGCTTCCGCAAGCCGGACGGGGCCGGATTCGTCTACTGGCATCCGGCCGAGCTGCTGACGACGGCCGGATACGAATCGACCGTTTCCGTGGAGTTTGCCGGGGTCGAAGGCGAACCCGTGCTGGTCGACCTGCTGAACGGCGAAATATATGCGCTGCCGCCGGAGATGGCGGAGACGGACGGAAAGGGACGATGCAAATTCCTCCATTTGCCGGTCCGGGATTATCCGCTGCTGCTGGCATTCGGGAATTTTACCGGGGAGATGGAAAAATGACGGAACGTTTTTTTCCGGTCGGAGCAACTTATGCGCCGCTGCCGAAGGCGACCGAAGTCGATATCGCGGAATGGCCGCGGGATATCGGGAACATCGCGAAGCTCGGGCTTACCGTATTCCGGCTCTTTCTCTGCTGGGACCGGGTTGAGCGGGAGCCGGGCGTGCGGGATTTCTCCCGCATCGATCGCGCGTTCGACCTGGCGGAGAAACACGGGCTCAAGGTGATCGGCAACGTCGGCGGCACCTTTACGAACCTGCAGGCGATCTATCCGCCGCGCCACCTTGTCTACGACCGGCACTGCACGCTGCTGAAGCCGAAGCCGGATTCGCCGGAGGAGCTGCGGTTCAACCGCTTCAAGCTCTGTTATGACGATCCGGTCTATCAGGAGCTCGCGGCGGAATTCATCCGC
The nucleotide sequence above comes from Victivallis lenta. Encoded proteins:
- a CDS encoding IclR family transcriptional regulator, whose amino-acid sequence is MIKVLDKTFAILEAVVLNSPHPLRISVLAERFGINTGTCARIIRELSDAGYLIQVSRQDGYAAGPRALAFANAVSYKPALLEAARPVADGAARRFEASVLLAERQGGLRYILYHRNESPRLAIRLSELAFRDLFDTATGLMLAAFAPEEELPALLDSSGGERFRLLDPARGIREQLAEIREAKSVVFADPARGQGIAAFPVFRNGAFLATLGGSIPFDEYAERGAAFAEGLSRAASEISKAVSIINTAG
- a CDS encoding SDR family NAD(P)-dependent oxidoreductase yields the protein MDSIEGKVALVTGASQGLGRVIAQELAKLGCRVVVNYANNTANAEQVKREIETAGGDVRIVRCDVGDEAAVNEMFRELGPVDILVNNARLDPWLRTADMSEGEWFDRVMRVNLKGAFLASLAFFERAKARGWGRIVNIASVRSFRPAEMSMIAYGVSKLGMHALTRAFADNGAPYGITANTVAPGMVVTENIGKRLTPEKYAEESAAIPLGRGATCGEIADAVIFPLRNGYVTGETININGGMYYAP
- a CDS encoding beta-galactosidase; translated protein: MNKTVPLLLLLLCSAFPAAAQAISLPMTGTGALKEWSVRGCEAAPGREGITLKLPREKLSRGTVGIFRSLPVDRLRGRRVSCSIEVRAENLVPGPQAKHFHGGKFLLWIKSPGGELYPGGKIAPGSYGWQRISFRTNIPADAETVLLTLGFQNAGGKLEFRNFSAEADDTMLDLSAIANMDFSDETAGDGKGGWSDQGRDSDARNFDRGREVYGGVPFVLSDPARNGGRSVLSMYSTHFPNGRKEAELRFKTPLRGKYLYLLHALCWGNTGRTGELEITSSTGKTRTVDVIGGRHVDDWWRVRELPEAWPGAKWTAGNGSSVGLFTARFALDSDIARLKFRSAGGEALWIIAGATISDRKYTPVRDTEYVIEAGGPWKPLKRPESPCILPGSALDLSSGTIRPVERIIVNAAGRFARQSEPEKAVRFYSASGGLGGTIHFMHNGRRESLRIRENDLDSHEKIDRFVREIRRQGYNMYRIHMPNISLGNLEQGEVKLKPAELDLLDYLVSALKKNGIYLMIDALGGPTGYSGANRWLVGGTMEHRYTMYFDAESRKQCEEGMRQLFTHRNPYTGTRLIDDPVLALITGCNEQEFAFIRNHDFHELGAPAWRRFLREKYGSAERLNAAWKTAFGAFSEVPAFTPEQYAARGRRGADLDEFIARQERGMIRYFTQKFRQWGYKGLFTNFDMTKSMHYSAVRGDLEVVTMHSYFGHLSADGTQQSQGSMVGGGAPLFRDCASTRIAGKPFMINEYGHLFWNRYRYEEALGFTAFAAMNDVDGLMAHEGPAAISNARMIDTWAIYWDPVKCAQQLQGYFLFLRGDISPACGEARIRFSEQELRRTGAYPDALGSAQSRLSLVTKLTLEQNDSGKPLLPAGKGVAIIPLSGNSRVENNTAGFSQTHEAAPSGFNLAAELSALKKQGILPEANRSGGWTLFESETGELLLDANRKLVRADTPRFQGMAAPAGTALKLSDIEITRFTTDGNLSVIALDGTIRTAKRLLVVYATNALNSGMTFTDRTMTVRKHPGKNPTLVRTGTFTLIVRNENASQMKAYPLELNGERRAPIPLFVSGGRLELPVDTGTLPGGPVLYFEIAR
- a CDS encoding GntR family transcriptional regulator encodes the protein MSNVRGRPVQESLKIRHYVMNLIYTHPGEAVMLPSSVELSRMFGVARSTVTLVLQALTREGYIEGKRGIGTFTKCNGTFFPDRRKAPLVGLLYGDGKFFFYEYSAWSLLSCTGRSLTRSLRMVRHLSLVSMSDDEMFNEIRSQYLDALVWFNASETRLPLIRRLEEAGILIVTCGELPEEAAVDNFRFDLHGSGREMGLRLLAEGRRRVFFAVENDASRSRLRGFEDAYREAGRKLDLHAFREEPSSSVFDQIAAKLEAGVIPDAFYTHGEYLSGILELLKMHHVDTVSQCRMLAEFHTIHTPEFCGIVSEVPFEELGDRIARRVSERLADASAPPVHVALPVPLKVLQAAR
- a CDS encoding DUF1559 domain-containing protein, producing the protein MRNKTFHFTLIELLIVIAIIAILAAMLLPALNRARATAKRSSCQSNLKQLMLAHIMYDTDCNAFASNGSQTKIVDGGGNSFAHFGLLQLRGYLKKLAGSSQGWRPDGVALCPAYAGDPSKGGGYAINEATIHNASLLGTNGKWISFRQCRGPSRKLFMVDGYKEINSDKFSYWFGYWKRLSWDYDTAVSDRHQSGANGAFVDGHVAWLQRTADTTWPTEMTARDSMFLYWVP
- a CDS encoding GH39 family glycosyl hydrolase translates to MSGLKRLGAVAPVHARDVRNSVWGLGFEKLDRNVFDPGKAYDKVAALGVKWIRIQSGWARTERSEGVYDFAWLDSIVDNLVSRGLVPWICLCYGNGIYDEAAAQVFGAVGCPPIHTEKQRRAWHDYVVATAARYRGRVPRFEIWNEPDGRWCWKHGVNGAETGEFTKATAAAVREGNPEAEVIGGVICCCDFGWLTDFLETGAAASLDAFSYHSYTPDERVGLGNFRRLRALVRRCNPEIAFIQGETGTQSREGGAGALREGAWTPERQAKFLARHLLVHFAQGVEINSYFSCLDMVEALNGKVGDRGSYLDYGFFGVLGAEFDAEGRSTGEYAPKLSYRTLQTLAAIFREECAVEPLPFRFITGLHSPRIMRHDDSGEELFTYGFRKPDGAGFVYWHPAELLTTAGYESTVSVEFAGVEGEPVLVDLLNGEIYALPPEMAETDGKGRCKFLHLPVRDYPLLLAFGNFTGEMEK
- a CDS encoding HNH endonuclease, which encodes MDDWVEISRDERHIRRERAKARELRKTPYYRNLFRKGICHYCGKKFPPEELTLDHIVPVARGGRSTKGNLVVCCRSCNQEKKFLTPAELLLRRLSEEPESES